One Dama dama isolate Ldn47 chromosome 18, ASM3311817v1, whole genome shotgun sequence DNA window includes the following coding sequences:
- the CCDC71L gene encoding coiled-coil domain-containing protein 71L, giving the protein MRRSVKRRRRRPPAAPAAAARGGGFRAGGGAGLEAREEKVVYSRSQLSLADSTKALGDAFKLFMPRSTEFMSSDAELWSFLCSLKHQFSPHILRSKDVYGYSSCRALVPDPPRGPAARGPTRRPAPSAAARRRRRGARAPAARRRKLPPPPPPGPEESCPVKPAAPEPCFGGRTLEEIWRAATPTLTTFPTIRVGGDVWGERSLAAARRKARQVLRVNLEPVVRLRRFPVPRA; this is encoded by the coding sequence ATGCGGCGCAGCGTGAAGAGGCGGCGGCGCCGGCCCCCGGCGGCCCCGGCCGCGGCCGCCCGGGGCGGCGGCTTTAGGGCGGGAGGAGGGGCCGGTCTGGAGGCgcgggaggagaaggtggtgtACTCGCGGTCGCAACTGTCGCTGGCCGACAGCACCAAGGCACTGGGCGACGCCTTCAAGCTGTTCATGCCCCGCAGCACGGAGTTCATGAGCTCGGACGCGGAGCTCTGGAGCTTCCTCTGCAGCCTCAAGCACCAGTTCTCCCCGCACATCCTGCGCAGCAAGGACGTCTACGGCTACTCCTCTTGCCGGGCCCTCGTCCCCGACCCCCCGAGGGGCCCCGCCGCCCGCGGCCCGACGCGCAGGCCGGCCCCGAGCGCGGCGGCCAGGAGGAGGCGCCGCGGAGCCCGGGCGCCAGCCGCCCGCCGGAGGAAgctgccgccgcccccgccgccgggCCCCGAGGAGAGCTGCCCCGTCAAGCCCGCGGCCCCGGAGCCCTGCTTCGGGGGCCGCACCCTGGAGGAGATCTGGAGGGCGGCCACCCCGACGCTGACCACCTTCCCCACCATCCGCGTCGGCGGCGACGTGTGGGGCGAGCGCAGCCTGGCGGCGGCACGGCGTAAAGCGCGCCAAGTCCTGCGAGTGAACCTGGAACCCGTGGTGAGGCTCCGCCGCTTCCCGGTGCCCCGGGCGTGA